In Candidatus Cohnella colombiensis, one DNA window encodes the following:
- the gltB gene encoding glutamate synthase large subunit, translating into MNANYHGMPPKQGLYDPQFERDACGMGFVAHIKGEKSHEIVEQALSLLINMDHRGGQGSEPNTGDGAGIMLQIPHQFYSMETAKLGFSLPAEGLYAVAMVFLPQDDAARAIHEQIFTNIIAEEGQSLLGWRTVPTNDEKLGTSAKNVKPFVRQAFIARSDLLTDDMAFERKLYVIRKRTELAIRFAKGVGGGDSFYFPSLSSKKIVYKGMLTTEQVGLFYTELHDPALETAMALVHSRFSTNTFPSWERAHPFHYLIHNGEINTLRGNVNWMHARQTLFASDLFGDDIEKIKPIIAPDGSDTAMFDNTFEFMYLSGRSMAHAAMMMVPEPWQNDPLMDENKKAFYEYHACLMEPWDGPAAVGFTDGVQIGAILDRNGLRPARYYVTKDDRIILASEAGVIDIPPEDIVLKDRLRPGRILLVDTKQGRIISDEEVKHAIVTEHPYREWLDDHLVDLSDLPDAPELPEADHENVQQRQQAFGYTFEDVRRVMEPMALTGVEPLASMGYDAPLAVLSKKPQRIFNYFKQLFAQVTNPPIDAIREEIVTSTYTTVGPERNLLNPEPESCRHIRLYSPILSNEDFAKLRHVHRPGFKSITLPIFFPASEGEAGLCDALTLLCEAADRVMSKGHNILILSDRGIDADNVAIPSLLAVSALHHHLIAQGTRTKVSILLESGEPREVHHFALLVGYGVSAVNPYLAFETLDDLISQGLLNGMTHHKVVKNYIKALTKGVVKVLSKMGISTIQSYRGAQIFEAVGLNTELVDRYFKWTPSRIEGIGLDVITKDTLAAHERAFSKQSGANSELDSGGDYQWRKDGEEHMFTPQTVHALQKATRTGNYETFKKFSAMLQGEYEQISTLRSLLEFKYDQPPVPLEEVEPIESIFKRFKTGAMSFGSISKEAHESLAIAMNRIGGKSNSGEGGEDSSRYIPDVNGDSRRSAIKQVASGRFGVTSYYLSNAEEIQIKMAQGAKPGEGGQLMGRKVYPWVAEVRGTTPGVGLISPPPHHDIYSIEDLAELIHDLKNANPRARINVKLVSEVGVGTIAAGVAKGRADVILVSGYDGGTGASPIGSIRHAGLPWELGLAETHQTLILNNLRDRVVVETDGKMMTGRDVAIAALLGAEEYGFSTAPLIVLGCIMMRVCQLDTCPVGVATQNPELRKKFVGEPEHAVNFMTFIATELREIMAQLGFRTVEEMVGRVDRLHSKKAITHYKSQGVDLTPLLHMPELPVGSFRYNAKAQNHDLENSLDMQQLLQAAQPALVNKDVVKASFPITNVNRVVGTIVGSEVTRLHGKNGLPEDTIQFHFTGTAGQSFGAFVPHGMTLTIEGDANDYLGKGLSGGKLAIYPSAKANFKAEDNIIIGNTALYGATSGEAFINGVAGERFAVRNSGASIVVEGVGDHGCEYMTGGRVVILGKTGRNFAAGMSGGIAYVVDWDNSFVNRCNFEMVLLERIEEASEAAEVRTLIEKHARYTNSELGRNVLDNWTEVSEKIVKIIPKDYKRMLEQIAKVQAQGLSGEQALIAAFEANMRDLSRVGGS; encoded by the coding sequence ATGAATGCGAACTACCATGGAATGCCTCCAAAGCAAGGATTATACGATCCGCAGTTTGAACGCGATGCATGTGGAATGGGCTTTGTTGCTCATATCAAAGGTGAGAAATCACACGAGATCGTTGAGCAAGCGTTGTCTTTACTTATTAACATGGATCATCGCGGCGGGCAAGGCAGCGAGCCGAATACTGGGGATGGCGCTGGAATTATGCTTCAAATCCCTCATCAGTTTTATTCGATGGAGACGGCGAAGCTTGGCTTTTCTCTTCCAGCAGAAGGGCTATATGCAGTTGCAATGGTTTTCCTACCTCAGGATGATGCAGCGCGTGCGATTCATGAGCAGATCTTCACAAATATTATAGCTGAAGAAGGCCAGTCGTTACTTGGCTGGCGTACTGTTCCGACAAACGATGAGAAGCTAGGCACCTCTGCGAAGAACGTCAAACCGTTTGTACGCCAAGCCTTTATTGCACGCTCTGACTTACTAACAGATGATATGGCATTCGAGCGTAAATTATATGTCATCCGTAAACGTACAGAGCTAGCGATCCGGTTTGCAAAAGGTGTAGGGGGTGGAGATAGCTTCTACTTCCCGAGCCTTTCGAGCAAGAAGATTGTGTACAAAGGGATGCTGACGACAGAACAGGTTGGATTGTTCTATACGGAGCTTCACGATCCGGCATTGGAAACGGCAATGGCACTAGTTCACTCTCGTTTTAGTACGAATACATTCCCAAGCTGGGAACGTGCTCATCCATTCCATTACTTGATTCATAATGGAGAAATTAATACGCTTCGTGGTAATGTGAACTGGATGCATGCGCGTCAGACGTTATTCGCGAGTGACTTATTCGGTGACGATATAGAAAAGATTAAGCCCATCATTGCGCCAGACGGCTCAGATACAGCAATGTTTGATAATACGTTTGAATTTATGTACCTATCGGGTCGTTCGATGGCTCATGCTGCGATGATGATGGTACCGGAACCGTGGCAGAATGACCCGCTAATGGATGAGAACAAGAAAGCATTCTATGAATACCATGCATGCTTGATGGAGCCATGGGATGGACCTGCAGCGGTTGGATTTACAGATGGCGTTCAGATCGGTGCGATACTAGATCGCAATGGTTTGCGCCCAGCGCGATACTATGTGACGAAGGACGATAGGATCATTCTTGCTTCTGAAGCAGGGGTCATCGATATTCCACCAGAAGACATTGTATTGAAGGATCGCTTGCGTCCTGGGCGTATTTTACTTGTAGATACGAAGCAAGGTCGTATTATCTCTGATGAAGAAGTGAAGCATGCGATCGTAACGGAGCATCCTTACCGTGAGTGGTTGGATGATCATCTCGTTGATCTGTCAGACTTGCCTGATGCACCCGAATTGCCTGAAGCGGATCACGAGAATGTACAGCAACGTCAACAGGCTTTCGGATATACGTTCGAAGATGTACGTCGCGTAATGGAGCCAATGGCACTCACAGGGGTAGAACCACTCGCTTCGATGGGATATGATGCACCTCTCGCAGTTTTATCTAAGAAACCGCAACGGATCTTCAACTACTTTAAGCAGTTGTTTGCCCAAGTAACGAACCCGCCAATAGATGCGATTCGTGAGGAAATTGTTACTTCAACTTATACGACAGTTGGACCAGAACGGAATTTGCTCAACCCTGAGCCTGAAAGCTGTCGTCACATTAGATTGTATTCACCGATTCTTTCTAATGAAGATTTTGCTAAGCTACGCCATGTTCACCGCCCGGGCTTTAAGTCGATCACATTACCGATCTTCTTCCCTGCTAGTGAAGGCGAGGCTGGGTTATGCGATGCGTTAACATTGCTCTGTGAAGCTGCTGATCGGGTCATGTCGAAAGGACATAACATTCTAATCTTATCCGACCGTGGTATTGACGCGGATAATGTAGCCATTCCATCGTTGCTTGCAGTGTCGGCTTTACACCATCACTTGATCGCGCAGGGCACTCGTACAAAGGTGAGTATTTTACTAGAGTCGGGAGAACCGCGTGAAGTGCATCACTTCGCATTGCTAGTTGGATATGGCGTGAGTGCGGTTAATCCTTATTTGGCTTTCGAGACGTTGGATGATCTCATTAGCCAAGGGCTGCTAAACGGCATGACGCATCATAAAGTAGTGAAAAACTATATTAAAGCGCTCACGAAAGGTGTCGTTAAGGTGTTGTCCAAAATGGGCATCTCCACGATTCAATCCTACCGTGGGGCGCAAATTTTTGAAGCCGTCGGTTTAAACACCGAGTTAGTCGATCGATACTTCAAATGGACACCATCACGAATTGAAGGTATCGGCTTGGATGTCATTACGAAAGATACACTTGCAGCGCATGAGCGTGCCTTTTCCAAACAATCTGGCGCGAACAGTGAGCTTGACTCGGGTGGCGATTATCAATGGCGCAAAGATGGGGAAGAGCATATGTTCACCCCACAAACGGTCCATGCACTCCAAAAAGCAACTCGCACGGGCAACTACGAAACGTTTAAGAAGTTTTCTGCGATGCTTCAAGGTGAATATGAGCAGATTAGTACGCTGCGGTCGCTATTAGAATTTAAATACGATCAGCCTCCTGTGCCTCTTGAAGAGGTAGAACCGATCGAATCGATCTTTAAACGGTTTAAAACCGGTGCAATGTCGTTCGGTTCAATTAGTAAGGAAGCGCATGAATCGCTTGCGATTGCGATGAATCGCATTGGCGGCAAGTCGAATTCAGGCGAAGGTGGGGAAGACTCCTCGCGTTATATTCCGGATGTGAATGGCGATTCACGCCGCAGTGCGATAAAGCAAGTCGCATCGGGTCGTTTCGGTGTAACGAGCTATTATCTTTCGAATGCGGAAGAGATTCAAATTAAGATGGCACAAGGTGCGAAGCCAGGCGAGGGCGGGCAACTCATGGGTCGCAAGGTGTATCCGTGGGTAGCGGAAGTTCGTGGCACGACTCCAGGTGTCGGATTGATTTCTCCACCGCCTCACCATGATATTTATTCAATTGAGGATTTAGCAGAACTGATTCATGATTTGAAAAATGCGAATCCACGAGCCCGTATTAATGTAAAGCTAGTGTCCGAAGTGGGTGTGGGTACGATTGCGGCTGGTGTAGCGAAGGGGCGTGCAGATGTTATTCTCGTCAGTGGTTATGACGGAGGTACCGGTGCTTCGCCTATCGGTTCCATTCGTCATGCCGGATTGCCTTGGGAGCTTGGTCTAGCAGAAACCCATCAAACTCTAATCTTGAACAATCTTCGTGACCGCGTCGTTGTGGAAACCGATGGCAAGATGATGACGGGTCGTGATGTCGCGATCGCTGCGCTACTCGGTGCAGAAGAATATGGCTTTTCAACAGCTCCACTCATTGTACTTGGTTGCATTATGATGCGAGTATGTCAGCTGGACACTTGTCCGGTAGGTGTCGCAACTCAAAATCCAGAGCTTCGTAAGAAGTTTGTCGGTGAGCCAGAGCATGCAGTCAACTTTATGACGTTCATTGCGACAGAGCTACGTGAAATAATGGCACAGCTGGGTTTCCGTACAGTAGAAGAAATGGTGGGCCGGGTTGATCGACTCCATTCGAAGAAAGCCATCACACATTATAAGTCGCAGGGTGTTGATTTGACTCCTTTACTGCATATGCCAGAATTGCCCGTCGGCTCGTTCCGTTATAATGCAAAGGCGCAAAATCACGATCTTGAAAATTCATTGGATATGCAGCAGTTGCTTCAAGCGGCGCAGCCTGCGTTGGTGAACAAAGATGTCGTAAAGGCTTCGTTCCCGATAACGAACGTGAACCGAGTAGTGGGTACGATTGTTGGCTCGGAAGTTACGCGATTACACGGGAAGAATGGCTTGCCGGAGGATACGATTCAATTCCACTTTACTGGAACTGCTGGGCAAAGCTTCGGAGCATTCGTTCCTCATGGAATGACGCTAACGATTGAAGGCGATGCCAATGACTATCTCGGTAAAGGTTTATCAGGAGGTAAGCTTGCAATTTATCCATCGGCGAAAGCGAACTTCAAGGCTGAGGATAATATCATCATTGGTAATACTGCATTATATGGTGCAACCAGTGGGGAAGCTTTTATCAACGGAGTAGCGGGAGAACGATTCGCTGTTCGTAACAGTGGTGCAAGTATCGTAGTTGAAGGTGTAGGCGATCATGGCTGTGAATATATGACCGGTGGACGTGTTGTTATCCTTGGTAAAACGGGTCGCAATTTCGCTGCAGGGATGTCTGGCGGAATTGCTTATGTAGTCGACTGGGATAATAGCTTTGTGAATCGTTGTAACTTCGAGATGGTATTGCTGGAGAGGATCGAAGAGGCTTCGGAAGCAGCAGAGGTACGTACGCTCATTGAGAAGCACGCTCGCTATACGAATAGTGAACTGGGACGCAACGTACTCGACAATTGGACAGAAGTGTCCGAGAAGATTGTGAAGATCATTCCGAAGGATTACAAGCGAATGCTGGAGCAAATTGCTAAAGTTCAAGCGCAGGGGCTCAGCGGAGAGCAAGCATTAATCGCTGCTTTCGAAGCAAATATGCGTGATCTTTCACGGGTAGGCGGAAGCTAA
- a CDS encoding MMPL family transporter — translation MSTFLYKLGRSAYTKPWLFIVTWIAILGIVLTVLGVNGVHVSSDMKIEGTESQKVLDQLTEELPEASGGQASIVFTTSTGERLDTPERLSAISEAVNKVYNLDYVINPIEMAAKAGASMSDVAQGNEATQATAGEMPPYGPLMVNGVPIPGVMLAADGGVALFQFQFTVQQMSLPESVPTSVIEAVTAVEKTGISALPSDSLMSKPAIGSTEAIGIVVAAVVLFMTLGSVVAAGLPLLTALLGVGISVGGAYAFSKMFHMTELTPVLALMVGLAVGIDYSLFIVNRQRRMILEQGLSAQEAVSRAVGTAGSAVFFAGLTVIVALCGMLVIGIGFLSAMALVAALAVLVNVLVALTLLPALLALVGERICSAKARMKSSNLANKTRHGVAKRWATGVTKSRWIIIVGVVVLLGVAALPVANMEMGIPSGATANLDTPARQSYDAISDGFGEGFNGPLLLVAEPQASAGTLTPETLGLLVQELQKHDNVSLVTPMGLNKTGDMAIISLIPKTGPTDAETRDLVQELRASDSNIAQAYAVSIGVTGFTAINIDMSAKLAEVFPLYVGIIVILSLIILMLVFRSIIIPIKATVGFLLSVLATFGITTAVYQWGWLHSLFGFDTGGPLLSFMPIMVTGILYGLAMDYQMFLVSSMRESYVHGHHGTESVIHGYDQASRVVVAAAVIMVSVFAGFIFAHDIMIKQIGFALAIGILIDAFIIRMTLVPAIMSVFGDKAWWLPKWLDRLLPNLDVEGDKLISELKLQERQ, via the coding sequence ATGTCAACTTTCTTGTACAAATTAGGTAGGTCAGCATATACCAAACCATGGTTATTCATTGTCACTTGGATTGCAATCCTCGGGATTGTGCTCACAGTACTTGGGGTCAACGGCGTACATGTCAGTTCCGATATGAAAATCGAAGGAACGGAATCGCAGAAGGTGCTGGACCAACTGACAGAAGAGCTACCGGAAGCTTCTGGTGGACAAGCCAGCATCGTGTTTACGACATCTACAGGCGAACGCCTGGACACGCCGGAGCGTTTGAGTGCTATTAGCGAAGCTGTAAATAAGGTATACAATCTTGACTATGTCATTAATCCTATCGAAATGGCTGCAAAAGCCGGTGCATCGATGAGCGATGTCGCTCAAGGCAATGAAGCCACGCAAGCAACCGCTGGTGAAATGCCCCCTTACGGTCCTTTGATGGTTAACGGCGTCCCTATTCCTGGCGTAATGCTCGCAGCTGATGGCGGCGTTGCACTGTTCCAATTCCAATTCACCGTTCAACAAATGTCACTGCCCGAATCGGTCCCTACTTCCGTCATTGAAGCAGTTACTGCCGTCGAAAAGACCGGAATTTCGGCATTGCCTAGCGACTCGCTTATGAGCAAGCCTGCTATTGGTTCGACTGAAGCGATCGGAATTGTTGTAGCTGCCGTTGTACTTTTCATGACACTCGGTTCGGTTGTAGCCGCTGGCTTGCCTCTTCTGACCGCTTTATTGGGAGTGGGCATAAGTGTAGGTGGAGCCTACGCTTTCTCAAAAATGTTCCATATGACCGAACTCACACCTGTTCTGGCGCTTATGGTCGGGCTTGCCGTCGGTATCGATTACTCTCTGTTCATCGTGAACCGCCAACGTCGCATGATTCTCGAACAGGGACTTAGTGCGCAAGAAGCAGTCAGCAGAGCGGTCGGAACGGCCGGGAGTGCGGTATTTTTTGCCGGCTTAACGGTCATTGTCGCATTGTGCGGCATGCTTGTCATCGGGATTGGCTTCTTATCTGCGATGGCGCTTGTTGCAGCCTTGGCTGTTCTTGTCAATGTCTTAGTGGCACTGACCTTATTACCGGCTTTGCTCGCTCTGGTAGGTGAACGCATCTGCTCAGCAAAAGCTCGTATGAAAAGCAGCAACCTTGCAAATAAAACTCGTCATGGGGTCGCAAAACGCTGGGCAACGGGAGTTACTAAAAGCCGATGGATCATTATTGTTGGCGTCGTAGTCCTCCTTGGAGTGGCTGCACTCCCGGTCGCAAATATGGAAATGGGCATACCTTCGGGTGCAACTGCGAACTTGGACACCCCAGCAAGACAAAGCTATGACGCGATTTCAGATGGTTTCGGCGAGGGCTTTAATGGTCCGTTACTACTTGTCGCCGAGCCACAAGCATCCGCGGGTACGCTAACGCCTGAAACGCTTGGCCTTCTTGTACAGGAGCTCCAGAAACATGATAACGTCTCGCTCGTAACGCCTATGGGCTTAAACAAAACTGGCGATATGGCCATCATCAGCCTCATTCCGAAGACAGGCCCGACTGACGCAGAGACGAGAGATTTAGTGCAAGAGCTTCGAGCTTCCGATTCTAACATAGCTCAGGCGTATGCTGTCTCCATTGGTGTTACTGGGTTTACCGCAATCAACATTGATATGTCAGCGAAATTGGCCGAGGTGTTCCCGCTCTACGTCGGCATTATCGTCATTCTCTCGCTCATTATTTTAATGCTCGTATTTCGCTCCATCATCATTCCGATCAAAGCTACAGTAGGCTTTCTTCTCAGCGTGCTCGCCACGTTCGGAATTACTACAGCCGTGTACCAATGGGGATGGCTACACTCTCTATTCGGCTTTGACACCGGCGGTCCGTTGCTTAGCTTTATGCCAATTATGGTTACAGGCATTCTCTACGGGTTGGCGATGGATTATCAGATGTTCCTTGTCAGCTCCATGCGTGAGTCTTACGTCCATGGGCATCACGGAACGGAGAGCGTCATTCACGGATACGATCAAGCCAGCCGCGTCGTTGTAGCAGCAGCGGTAATTATGGTGTCTGTCTTCGCCGGCTTTATTTTCGCTCATGATATCATGATCAAGCAAATCGGTTTTGCGCTGGCGATCGGCATCCTTATTGACGCCTTCATCATCCGTATGACGCTCGTTCCTGCTATCATGTCGGTATTTGGCGATAAAGCTTGGTGGCTGCCGAAATGGTTAGACCGTTTGCTCCCTAATCTGGACGTCGAGGGCGATAAGCTCATCTCTGAACTGAAGCTTCAGGAAAGACAATGA
- a CDS encoding TetR/AcrR family transcriptional regulator: protein MMNKQSLRHIKREATANTLADAAFKLALEKGLDGFVVEDIVQQAGYSRRTFANHFSCKEEAIARAAVSFNGKEEVNEWLGSLHQDISPLDCLYQLMKMQLTTEHFHKLRQLVLLSKQHPTLEPYILSALHGLQLTAQKMLNEFARGRYHEGYTHLLTGAVYGAVLPLLDGSLNILLPNQAADKASYAVTFDQYLDTMFSYLRSGF, encoded by the coding sequence ATGATGAACAAACAAAGTCTGCGCCATATCAAAAGGGAAGCAACTGCGAATACACTTGCCGATGCAGCATTCAAACTTGCTCTGGAAAAGGGTCTGGACGGCTTCGTCGTCGAAGATATCGTACAGCAGGCCGGCTATTCTCGCAGAACATTTGCTAACCACTTTTCTTGCAAGGAGGAAGCAATAGCGAGGGCGGCAGTTAGCTTTAATGGTAAGGAAGAAGTTAATGAATGGCTAGGAAGCTTGCACCAGGACATTTCTCCACTCGATTGTCTGTACCAGTTGATGAAAATGCAGCTTACGACAGAGCATTTCCACAAATTGCGCCAGCTCGTGTTACTTTCAAAGCAGCATCCGACGCTTGAGCCATACATCCTTAGCGCGCTTCATGGTTTACAGTTAACCGCTCAGAAGATGTTAAACGAGTTCGCCCGCGGACGTTATCACGAGGGGTACACCCACTTACTAACAGGCGCTGTTTATGGAGCTGTGTTGCCGTTGCTTGACGGCAGTCTAAACATTCTGCTCCCCAATCAAGCAGCCGACAAAGCCTCATATGCGGTTACGTTCGATCAGTATTTAGATACCATGTTCAGCTATTTGCGCAGTGGCTTCTAA
- a CDS encoding helix-turn-helix transcriptional regulator, with translation MSIGRRIAFLRDQRGLTQEELATSLGISRAALSHYEKNRREPDTETLSKVADLFQVSLDYLAGRTHQASTTLDTDVRRFADELELSDIELLERFALTIDGRKLSADEARRFIAFVRAERTMGE, from the coding sequence ATGAGCATCGGTCGACGCATTGCGTTCCTACGGGATCAACGAGGGTTAACTCAAGAGGAGCTGGCTACTTCCCTTGGCATATCGCGTGCAGCTCTTTCCCATTACGAGAAAAACCGTCGCGAACCTGATACCGAAACGTTGTCTAAAGTCGCTGATCTTTTTCAGGTGTCACTCGACTACTTGGCCGGCAGAACGCATCAAGCGAGCACCACTTTAGATACGGACGTTAGACGATTTGCAGATGAACTAGAGCTATCAGACATTGAATTATTGGAACGATTCGCATTAACCATCGATGGACGTAAGTTATCTGCAGATGAAGCAAGGAGATTTATCGCATTCGTACGTGCGGAACGCACGATGGGTGAGTAG
- a CDS encoding PilZ domain-containing protein: MNEIVQPNRRKYMRFELHIPLFAEFALFSVGERALRSRSQKVIVNNISFGGCRFSTHLQIPPRDDVRWCLKVDLGRSTMSLKGVIVHVEEAEGLHQYGVRWELSNYERHCFEYKLNEYLMTVYTFSPHIQSLYKQVIARYPEQHFQKLDFKS; encoded by the coding sequence ATGAATGAGATTGTACAGCCTAATCGTAGAAAGTATATGAGGTTTGAGCTGCATATTCCGCTTTTCGCGGAGTTTGCTTTGTTCAGCGTTGGGGAACGGGCTCTACGTAGTCGCTCCCAGAAAGTGATTGTAAACAATATCAGCTTTGGAGGCTGTCGATTTTCGACGCATTTGCAGATTCCACCTCGTGACGACGTGAGATGGTGTCTTAAGGTTGACCTTGGCCGCAGTACGATGAGTCTTAAAGGTGTCATTGTACATGTCGAAGAAGCAGAGGGACTTCATCAATACGGCGTTCGTTGGGAACTATCGAATTATGAACGACATTGCTTCGAGTACAAATTGAATGAATATTTGATGACGGTGTACACCTTTAGTCCACATATTCAATCGTTATACAAGCAGGTCATTGCACGATATCCGGAGCAGCATTTTCAAAAATTAGACTTTAAGTCGTAA
- a CDS encoding LCP family protein, with the protein MRNRRMWKITLYSVSIFLIIVLVAGGYTWYTLKRTLDAIYEPLPPRDWNQPLFEQDPSVDDNETEAIASTSLTDQLLSKLRQPDLNNQDPFCMLLLGVDEREGDRGRSDTMILLSVQPAKQSVTALSIPRDTRMLIPDKEVYDKINHAYAFGGTSLSVSAVERLFGIPIAYYMKTNMEGLVDIIDTLGGVDVNNEWAFTHDGVTFPQGEQHLEGADALKFVRMRKLDSTGDLGRIKRQRQVLSSAVEKAASFRNIGKLPSILSQLSKDVRTNLSTNDLYEIATEYKSAIKHVETLTLQGSNQMIDGIYYYAVKQEERKHIQELLLDQLQVT; encoded by the coding sequence ATGAGAAATAGACGAATGTGGAAAATCACGCTGTATTCCGTATCAATATTCTTAATCATTGTGCTCGTTGCAGGCGGGTACACTTGGTATACGCTGAAGCGAACATTGGATGCGATTTACGAACCGCTGCCACCGCGAGATTGGAATCAGCCATTGTTTGAGCAAGATCCTAGCGTTGATGACAATGAGACAGAGGCTATTGCAAGTACTTCGCTAACCGATCAATTGCTGAGTAAGCTCCGTCAACCAGATTTGAACAATCAAGATCCATTTTGTATGCTACTACTCGGCGTGGATGAACGGGAAGGGGATCGAGGGCGAAGCGACACGATGATTTTATTGTCAGTGCAGCCAGCGAAGCAATCCGTAACTGCCCTGTCGATCCCAAGAGATACAAGGATGCTTATTCCAGATAAAGAAGTGTACGATAAAATCAATCATGCTTATGCTTTCGGAGGAACCTCATTGTCTGTATCTGCAGTGGAACGGCTATTCGGCATACCTATTGCCTATTATATGAAGACGAATATGGAGGGCCTTGTAGATATTATTGATACGCTTGGTGGAGTGGACGTCAATAATGAGTGGGCGTTTACGCATGATGGCGTGACGTTTCCACAGGGCGAGCAACATCTTGAGGGTGCGGATGCTTTGAAGTTTGTCCGAATGCGCAAGCTTGATTCGACAGGGGACTTAGGGCGAATAAAGAGACAGCGACAAGTACTCTCCTCAGCAGTAGAGAAGGCTGCGAGTTTTCGAAACATTGGCAAGCTGCCTAGCATCCTATCGCAATTGTCAAAGGATGTGCGGACGAATTTAAGCACTAACGATTTATATGAAATTGCGACGGAATATAAGTCGGCAATTAAACATGTGGAGACGCTGACGTTGCAGGGATCAAATCAGATGATAGATGGAATCTACTACTATGCGGTCAAGCAAGAGGAGCGCAAACATATTCAGGAGCTTTTGCTTGATCAGCTACAAGTGACTTAA
- a CDS encoding ABC transporter ATP-binding protein, whose amino-acid sequence MSEDAVLRLQSVTKVIGKRTIIDRISFEVRPGEVFGFLGPNGSGKTTTIRMIVGLMGITSGDIHIEGHSVKGDFSNAIVNVGAIVENPEMYKFLSGYQNLVHYARMNPSINKERIQEAIQLVGLQDRIHDKVKKYSLGMRQRLGIAQAMMHRPKLLVLDEPTNGLDPAGIRELRDYLRRLAKDEGLAVVVSSHLLSEMELMCDRVAILQNGKIIDVRSIRSDNPSNETSVVEEVLFEVEDAQAAIRILNGTGNGRVVDGQLLISSDRKGIAAINRQFVEAGMNVYGIRVKTKTLEDQFLEITGGELIG is encoded by the coding sequence ATGTCTGAGGATGCTGTCTTACGTTTACAATCAGTTACGAAAGTAATTGGTAAGCGTACGATTATCGATCGAATTTCATTCGAGGTTCGACCCGGTGAAGTATTCGGATTTTTAGGTCCGAACGGATCGGGGAAAACAACAACGATTCGGATGATTGTCGGATTAATGGGGATTACATCAGGAGATATTCATATTGAAGGTCACAGTGTGAAAGGTGACTTCTCGAATGCAATCGTTAATGTTGGAGCGATTGTTGAGAACCCTGAGATGTACAAGTTTTTATCAGGATATCAAAACTTGGTGCATTATGCTCGAATGAATCCTTCTATTAACAAGGAGCGTATTCAAGAAGCAATTCAATTAGTCGGACTTCAAGATCGGATACATGATAAAGTTAAGAAATACTCTTTAGGTATGCGTCAGCGTTTAGGGATTGCACAGGCGATGATGCATCGACCGAAGCTACTTGTGCTTGATGAACCAACGAATGGCCTTGATCCTGCAGGTATTCGAGAACTCAGAGATTATTTACGTCGCTTGGCCAAGGATGAAGGGCTGGCTGTTGTCGTCTCCTCACACTTATTGTCAGAGATGGAATTGATGTGTGATCGTGTTGCAATTCTTCAGAATGGGAAAATTATTGATGTCCGTTCGATTCGTTCGGACAATCCAAGCAATGAGACAAGTGTAGTGGAAGAGGTATTATTCGAGGTCGAGGATGCCCAAGCAGCAATTAGGATCTTAAACGGTACAGGTAATGGACGAGTCGTGGATGGACAGTTATTGATTTCATCTGATCGTAAGGGGATCGCTGCGATTAACCGTCAATTTGTTGAAGCGGGAATGAATGTCTACGGAATTCGCGTGAAGACGAAGACGCTAGAAGATCAATTCCTTGAAATTACGGGGGGTGAATTGATTGGGTAA